The following are from one region of the Mesorhizobium sp. B4-1-4 genome:
- a CDS encoding DUF599 domain-containing protein, which produces MDDSSYLSTADLAALGFFLLAWVLHTLASDGRLVSRMSLTTAMNAQREAWMRTMAEREIRIVDTAIMSGLQHGTAFFASSSLIALGGCFALLGASDRVLEVLSNLPLGSAPSRSAFQIKVLGLVLILAFSFFKFGWAYRLFNYCSILIGAVPIPHGEASRNPVTETAVWRATQMNMLAGKHFNSGLRGVFFSIGYLGWFVDPVVFVLSTLLLLAVLVRRQFFSAARRAVIGQPPGAGKG; this is translated from the coding sequence ATGGACGATTCCTCCTACCTGTCGACGGCCGACCTCGCGGCGCTCGGCTTTTTCCTCCTGGCCTGGGTGCTCCATACGCTTGCTTCCGACGGCAGGTTGGTCAGCCGCATGTCACTGACGACGGCGATGAATGCGCAGCGCGAAGCCTGGATGCGCACCATGGCCGAGCGCGAGATCCGCATCGTCGACACCGCTATCATGAGCGGCCTGCAGCATGGAACCGCCTTCTTCGCCTCCAGTTCGCTGATCGCGCTCGGCGGCTGCTTTGCCTTGCTCGGCGCCTCCGACCGGGTTCTTGAAGTGCTAAGCAACCTGCCGCTCGGCAGCGCGCCGTCACGCTCGGCCTTTCAGATCAAGGTGCTCGGGCTGGTACTGATCCTGGCTTTTTCCTTCTTCAAATTCGGCTGGGCCTACCGGCTGTTCAACTATTGCTCGATCCTGATAGGCGCCGTGCCGATCCCGCATGGCGAAGCCTCGCGCAACCCGGTCACCGAAACGGCTGTCTGGCGCGCGACGCAGATGAACATGCTGGCCGGCAAGCATTTCAACTCGGGCCTGCGCGGCGTGTTCTTCTCGATCGGCTATCTCGGCTGGTTCGTCGATCCCGTGGTGTTCGTGCTGTCGACGCTTCTGCTGCTGGCCGTGCTCGTGCGGCGCCAGTTCTTCTCGGCGGCGCGGCGCGCCGTCATTGGTCAGCCGCCCGGCGCCGGAAAGGGCTGA
- a CDS encoding YdcF family protein, whose translation MFFYLSKIFWFFIQPLNLAILLLLAGLLAALFGHRRLTGTSSVLAFLILALSAWTSLGAMMLNPLEERFPRPPLPEKVDGIVVLGGGFEGAINLVRGGYELSTSGDRMVETAILARRFPQAKVVISGGNGSLFLDGEGDADTAPRLLGPLGVSADRLVLEDKSRNTYENAVFSRKLVDPKPGETWLLVTSAFHMPRAKALFDKAGFPTIPWPVDYRTSGKEGVGLFRDNAADSLQNTTMAIREWIGLFAYWHSGRIDQPFPAPGG comes from the coding sequence ATGTTCTTCTATCTTTCCAAGATATTCTGGTTCTTCATTCAGCCGCTCAACCTTGCCATCTTGCTACTGCTGGCAGGCTTGCTGGCAGCGCTTTTCGGCCACCGGCGGCTTACCGGCACCAGCAGCGTGCTCGCCTTCCTGATCCTCGCCCTGTCGGCCTGGACCTCGCTTGGCGCCATGATGCTCAATCCGCTGGAGGAACGCTTTCCACGGCCGCCGCTACCGGAGAAGGTGGACGGCATCGTCGTGCTCGGCGGCGGCTTCGAGGGCGCCATCAACCTCGTGCGCGGTGGCTACGAATTGAGCACCAGCGGCGATCGCATGGTCGAGACCGCGATCCTGGCCCGGCGCTTCCCGCAGGCCAAAGTGGTTATATCAGGCGGAAACGGTTCGCTTTTCCTTGATGGCGAGGGCGACGCCGACACCGCGCCCCGCCTGCTCGGCCCGCTGGGTGTCTCGGCCGATCGCCTCGTCCTCGAGGACAAGTCCCGCAACACTTATGAAAATGCGGTCTTCAGCCGCAAACTGGTCGATCCGAAGCCGGGCGAGACCTGGCTGCTGGTGACCTCCGCCTTCCACATGCCCCGGGCCAAGGCGTTGTTCGACAAAGCCGGTTTTCCAACCATCCCATGGCCGGTCGACTATCGCACCTCTGGCAAGGAGGGCGTCGGCCTGTTTCGCGACAACGCCGCCGATTCCTTGCAGAACACGACCATGGCGATCCGCGAATGGATCGGGCTTTTCGCCTATTGGCATTCCGGCCGTATCGATCAGCCCTTTCCGGCGCCGGGCGGCTGA
- a CDS encoding cysteine hydrolase family protein, which yields MLVLDARPKPVHIDPTRTAVVVVDMQNAFASEGGMFDLAGIDISGAAPAIDANRRLLAAARKCGVTVVYLQMSYKPDLSDAGDPSSPNYQKELGMVLMRERPELRGRLLIDGSWDWRIVDALKPEPGDEVIRKSRYSGFCNTGLEAYLRARKIRYLLFTGVATNICVDATARDAYMLEFWPILVEDAINHSGPDFNRQSTLWNFENALGWVTSTDKVIKALEMEVTEPLLT from the coding sequence ATGCTTGTGTTGGATGCCAGGCCGAAACCGGTGCATATCGATCCCACCCGGACAGCGGTCGTCGTCGTGGACATGCAGAACGCCTTTGCCTCGGAGGGCGGCATGTTCGACCTGGCTGGCATCGACATATCGGGCGCGGCCCCGGCCATCGACGCCAACAGGCGCCTGCTCGCGGCCGCCCGCAAATGCGGCGTGACGGTGGTCTACCTCCAGATGTCTTACAAACCCGACCTCAGCGACGCGGGAGACCCTTCCTCGCCGAACTACCAGAAGGAATTGGGCATGGTGCTGATGCGCGAGCGCCCAGAGCTTCGCGGCAGACTGTTGATCGACGGCAGCTGGGATTGGCGGATCGTCGACGCCCTGAAGCCCGAGCCAGGCGACGAGGTCATCCGCAAATCGCGCTACAGCGGTTTTTGCAACACGGGCCTGGAAGCATACCTGCGTGCCCGGAAAATCCGCTATCTCTTGTTCACCGGGGTCGCCACCAACATCTGCGTCGATGCAACCGCGCGCGACGCTTACATGCTGGAGTTCTGGCCTATCCTGGTCGAGGACGCGATCAACCATTCGGGCCCGGATTTCAATCGCCAATCGACATTGTGGAATTTCGAGAACGCCTTGGGATGGGTCACCAGCACCGACAAAGTCATTAAGGCCTTGGAGATGGAAGTCACCGAACCCTTGCTGACCTGA
- a CDS encoding L-serine ammonia-lyase has product MFLSVFDLFKIGIGPSSSHTMGPMTAARRFLDEVAGDDWPRPAGAKIARIGASLHGSLAYTGIGHGSDRAVILGLAGQTPQTVDPDQADEIVSRITADKLISPPGHPSYRFDPATDLVLDRKTPLTGHANGMAFYAYDAGGRLLLKRIYYSIGGGFVVSEEELQRMRAKGSVPAEGRKVPYPFKNAVEMLKMAANSGLSIADMKRVNEETQMSREELDAGLDAIWSAMKGCIDRGLSQDGVMPGGLKVRRRARQLHDKLQEQWQQNRPNPLLANDWLSIYAMAVNEENAAGGRVVTAPTNGAAGTLPAVLRYWLHFHPEADQPSIRDFLLTAAAVGGIIKSNASISGAEVGCQGEVGSASAMAAAGLCAVMGGTPEQVENAAEIALEHHLGMTCDPVGGLVQVPCIERNALGAVKAVTAASLAIKGDGVHFVPLDAAIETMRQTGLDMNEKYKETSLGGLAVNVVEC; this is encoded by the coding sequence GTGTTCCTTTCGGTTTTCGACCTGTTCAAGATCGGCATCGGCCCCTCCAGTTCGCATACGATGGGGCCGATGACGGCCGCGCGGCGGTTTCTCGACGAGGTCGCGGGAGATGACTGGCCGCGGCCCGCCGGCGCCAAAATTGCCCGCATCGGCGCCAGCCTGCATGGCTCGCTCGCCTATACCGGCATCGGCCATGGCAGCGACCGCGCTGTCATCCTTGGCCTCGCCGGCCAGACCCCGCAAACGGTCGACCCCGACCAGGCCGATGAAATCGTCAGCCGGATCACCGCCGACAAGCTGATCTCACCGCCCGGCCATCCCTCCTACCGTTTCGACCCGGCCACCGATCTGGTGCTCGACCGCAAGACGCCGCTTACCGGGCACGCCAACGGCATGGCGTTCTATGCCTACGATGCCGGCGGCCGCCTGCTGCTCAAGCGCATTTACTATTCGATCGGCGGCGGCTTCGTGGTCTCGGAAGAAGAGTTGCAGCGGATGAGGGCCAAGGGGTCGGTGCCGGCAGAAGGCAGGAAAGTGCCGTATCCCTTCAAAAATGCGGTCGAGATGCTGAAGATGGCCGCCAACAGCGGCCTCTCGATTGCCGACATGAAGCGCGTCAACGAGGAAACGCAGATGTCGCGCGAAGAGCTCGACGCCGGTCTCGACGCCATCTGGAGTGCCATGAAGGGCTGCATTGACCGCGGGCTGTCGCAGGACGGCGTCATGCCGGGCGGGCTGAAGGTGCGGCGCCGCGCCAGACAGCTCCACGACAAGCTGCAGGAGCAGTGGCAACAGAATCGGCCGAATCCCTTGCTCGCCAATGACTGGCTGTCGATCTACGCGATGGCCGTGAACGAAGAGAATGCGGCTGGCGGCCGCGTCGTCACCGCCCCCACCAATGGAGCCGCGGGCACACTGCCTGCGGTGCTGCGCTATTGGCTGCATTTCCATCCCGAGGCCGACCAGCCAAGCATCCGCGACTTCCTGCTGACGGCTGCCGCTGTCGGCGGCATCATCAAATCCAATGCGTCGATCTCCGGCGCCGAGGTCGGCTGCCAGGGCGAGGTGGGCTCCGCCTCGGCAATGGCCGCGGCAGGCCTGTGCGCCGTCATGGGCGGCACGCCCGAGCAGGTCGAGAACGCCGCCGAGATCGCTCTTGAACACCATCTCGGCATGACCTGCGATCCGGTCGGCGGGCTGGTGCAGGTGCCGTGCATCGAGCGCAACGCGCTTGGCGCCGTCAAGGCGGTGACGGCGGCATCCCTGGCGATCAAGGGCGACGGCGTCCATTTCGTGCCACTCGACGCAGCGATCGAGACCATGCGCCAGACCGGCCTCGACATGAACGAGAAGTACAAGGAAACCAGCCTTGGCGGCCTGGCTGTCAATGTCGTGGAGTGCTGA
- a CDS encoding amidase, producing MSDDLTRLTISQARAKLRDKEITATEITEAYLSAIDRANPALNAYVAVTGDKARDMAKSSDARLVKGEGGALEGIPLGIKDLFGTEGVHTQACSHVLDGFKPRYESTVTANLWADGAVMLGKLNMDEFAMGSSNETSYYGPVINPWRRSRLDTVVMPTTHQGDGGFVSAGGTKTQRSLDNAQLVPGGSSGGSATAVSAFLCAGATATDTGGSIRQPAAFTGTVGIKPTYGRCSRWGIVAFASSLDQAGPIARDVRDAAILLKSMASVDPKDTTSVDRPVPDYEAAIGKPIRGMKVGIPKEYRVDGMPEEIEALWQKGIAWLKEAGAEIVDISLPHTKYALPAYYIVAPAEASSNLARYDGVRYGLRVPGKDIVEMYEKTRAAGFGREVKRRIMIGTYVLSAGYYDAYYLQAQKVRNLIKRDFENVFAAGVDVILTPATPSAAFGIADEDMASDPVKMYLNDIFTVTVNMAGLPGIAVPAGLDPKGLPLGLQLIGRPFEEETLFQTAAVIEQAAGTFQPEKWW from the coding sequence ATGAGCGACGACCTGACCCGACTGACGATTTCGCAGGCCCGCGCCAAGCTGCGCGACAAGGAAATCACCGCGACCGAGATCACCGAGGCTTATCTCTCCGCGATCGACCGCGCCAATCCGGCGCTCAATGCCTATGTCGCGGTCACCGGCGACAAGGCGCGCGACATGGCCAAGTCGTCCGACGCAAGGCTGGTCAAGGGCGAGGGCGGTGCGCTGGAAGGCATTCCGTTGGGGATCAAGGACCTGTTCGGCACCGAGGGTGTCCACACCCAGGCCTGCAGCCACGTGCTCGACGGCTTCAAGCCGCGCTACGAATCGACCGTCACAGCAAATCTTTGGGCCGACGGCGCGGTGATGCTCGGCAAGCTCAACATGGATGAGTTCGCCATGGGCTCGTCCAACGAGACCTCCTATTATGGCCCGGTCATCAATCCGTGGCGGCGTTCGCGCCTCGACACGGTGGTGATGCCGACGACGCATCAGGGCGATGGCGGTTTCGTATCGGCCGGTGGCACGAAAACCCAGCGCAGCCTGGACAATGCGCAGCTGGTGCCGGGCGGTTCTTCCGGCGGTTCGGCGACCGCCGTCTCTGCCTTCCTGTGTGCAGGCGCCACGGCGACGGACACCGGCGGCTCGATCCGCCAGCCGGCCGCCTTCACCGGTACGGTCGGCATCAAGCCGACCTATGGCCGCTGCTCGCGCTGGGGCATCGTCGCCTTCGCTTCTTCGCTCGACCAGGCCGGCCCGATCGCCCGTGACGTGCGCGACGCCGCGATCCTGCTCAAGTCGATGGCCTCCGTCGATCCAAAGGACACCACTTCCGTCGACCGGCCGGTGCCGGACTACGAGGCGGCGATCGGCAAGCCGATCAGGGGCATGAAGGTCGGCATTCCCAAGGAGTATCGCGTCGACGGCATGCCCGAAGAGATCGAGGCGCTGTGGCAGAAGGGCATTGCCTGGCTTAAAGAGGCCGGCGCCGAGATCGTGGATATCTCCCTGCCCCATACCAAATACGCGCTGCCGGCTTACTATATCGTGGCGCCCGCCGAGGCGTCGTCCAACCTGGCGCGCTATGACGGCGTCCGCTATGGGCTGCGCGTGCCGGGCAAGGACATCGTCGAAATGTATGAGAAGACCCGCGCCGCGGGCTTCGGCCGCGAGGTCAAGCGCCGCATCATGATCGGCACTTATGTGCTCTCGGCCGGCTATTACGACGCTTACTATCTGCAGGCGCAGAAGGTGCGCAACCTGATCAAGCGCGACTTCGAAAACGTCTTCGCCGCCGGTGTCGATGTCATCCTGACGCCTGCGACACCGTCCGCCGCCTTCGGCATCGCCGACGAGGACATGGCATCCGATCCGGTCAAGATGTATCTCAACGACATTTTCACGGTCACCGTGAACATGGCCGGCCTGCCGGGCATCGCCGTGCCCGCCGGTCTCGACCCCAAGGGGCTGCCGCTCGGCCTGCAGCTGATCGGCAGGCCGTTCGAGGAAGAAACGCTGTTCCAGACGGCGGCTGTCATCGAACAGGCGGCCGGCACATTCCAGCCGGAGAAGTGGTGGTAA
- a CDS encoding metal-dependent hydrolase, with translation MKLTWYGHSAFCIETGDAKILIDPYLIGNPSWTGGWEGPAEGITHVLLTHGHSDHISGALEVLGKSGAQLVANFEICMYLVGKGVSDKKINPGNIGGTVDCGGFTTTFVQALHSSSFGEEGGKNVYLGNPGGLVLHFPEDGTLYHMGDTDIFSDMALINELHEPKIGIVPVGDRFTMGGAVAALACRRFFKFETVVPCHFGTFPMIDPTAEKFETGLEGSGVKVALPKIGETITI, from the coding sequence ATGAAACTGACCTGGTACGGCCACTCGGCCTTTTGCATCGAAACCGGCGACGCCAAGATCCTCATCGACCCCTATCTGATCGGCAATCCGTCCTGGACCGGCGGCTGGGAAGGGCCGGCGGAGGGGATCACGCATGTCCTTTTGACGCACGGGCACAGCGACCACATCAGCGGCGCGCTGGAAGTTCTCGGCAAGAGCGGCGCCCAGTTGGTCGCCAATTTCGAGATCTGCATGTATCTCGTCGGGAAGGGCGTCAGCGACAAGAAGATCAATCCCGGCAACATCGGCGGCACGGTCGATTGCGGCGGCTTCACCACCACTTTCGTCCAGGCGCTGCACTCGTCCTCGTTTGGCGAAGAGGGCGGCAAGAATGTCTATCTCGGCAATCCCGGCGGGCTGGTTCTGCATTTCCCGGAAGACGGCACGCTGTATCATATGGGCGATACCGACATCTTTTCCGACATGGCGCTGATTAACGAGTTGCATGAGCCGAAGATCGGCATCGTGCCGGTCGGCGACCGTTTCACCATGGGCGGCGCGGTGGCGGCGCTTGCCTGCCGCCGCTTCTTCAAGTTCGAGACGGTCGTCCCTTGCCACTTCGGCACCTTTCCGATGATCGATCCGACCGCCGAGAAATTCGAGACCGGCCTGGAAGGATCCGGCGTCAAGGTCGCTTTGCCGAAGATCGGCGAGACGATTACGATTTAG
- a CDS encoding GNAT family N-acetyltransferase, which translates to MAIEIAIETPLQDDVRGLVRELNETLLELTPPEHCYHLTVEQMAGQDTTVFIARDRGVAIGCGALKRHGDAIGEVKRMYTRPSHRGQKIGARIVERVEALARDEGLKRLVLETGDRHPAAWTVYERAGFSRCGPVLDYPDSEWSVFYEKSL; encoded by the coding sequence ATGGCAATCGAGATCGCCATCGAGACGCCGTTGCAGGACGACGTGCGCGGCCTGGTCAGGGAACTCAACGAGACCTTGCTCGAATTGACGCCGCCGGAGCATTGCTACCACCTGACAGTCGAGCAGATGGCAGGCCAGGACACGACCGTTTTCATCGCCCGCGATAGGGGCGTCGCCATTGGTTGCGGTGCGCTGAAACGCCATGGCGATGCCATCGGCGAGGTCAAGCGCATGTACACGCGGCCTTCGCATCGCGGCCAGAAGATCGGCGCCAGGATCGTCGAGCGGGTCGAGGCGCTGGCCCGCGATGAAGGGCTGAAGCGGCTGGTGCTGGAGACGGGCGACCGTCATCCCGCCGCATGGACCGTGTACGAGCGTGCCGGGTTTTCGCGCTGCGGCCCGGTGCTGGATTATCCCGATTCCGAGTGGTCGGTGTTTTACGAAAAGAGCCTTTGA
- the ruvX gene encoding Holliday junction resolvase RuvX — translation MAIITIEQLPAWLADGRTLAGLDLGDKTIGVAVSDRGFSFAHPRPVINRRKFSLDAAALLALLKKENVGAVAIGLPINMDGSEGPRAQKSRAFVRNMAQLSDLPFVFWDERLSTVAAERTLIEMDFSRAKRAGKIDSAAAAFILQGVLDRLQSLDAAARTEPDPPSAP, via the coding sequence TTGGCTATCATCACGATTGAGCAATTGCCGGCATGGCTCGCCGATGGCAGGACGCTGGCAGGGCTCGATCTCGGCGACAAGACGATCGGCGTCGCGGTTTCCGACCGGGGTTTCTCCTTCGCTCACCCACGTCCGGTCATTAACCGGAGGAAATTCTCGCTCGATGCCGCGGCCTTGCTGGCTTTGCTGAAGAAGGAGAACGTCGGCGCGGTGGCGATCGGACTGCCGATCAACATGGATGGGTCCGAAGGCCCGCGCGCACAGAAATCGCGCGCCTTCGTGCGCAACATGGCGCAATTGAGCGACCTGCCATTCGTGTTCTGGGATGAGCGACTGTCGACGGTCGCGGCCGAAAGGACGCTGATCGAAATGGATTTCTCGCGCGCCAAACGCGCCGGCAAGATCGATTCGGCCGCGGCGGCCTTTATTCTGCAGGGAGTTCTGGACCGGCTCCAGTCACTCGATGCAGCCGCTCGAACGGAGCCTGACCCGCCGTCCGCCCCTTGA
- a CDS encoding DUF1489 family protein, whose translation MALNLLKLCVGCDSVEDLEEWIAFRLDERRRAGEAAEHWHTTRMMPTRGAEITDGGSLYWVIKGSVQCRQLITEIRPFTDDEGIGRCHLVLDQQVVRTDWQPRRAFQGWRYLKPSDAPADLGKGKAGLVEMPPKLRRELAELGLL comes from the coding sequence ATGGCTCTCAATCTCCTGAAACTATGCGTCGGCTGCGACAGCGTCGAGGATCTCGAGGAATGGATTGCATTCCGCCTCGACGAACGGCGCCGGGCCGGCGAAGCGGCCGAACACTGGCACACGACCCGCATGATGCCGACGCGCGGCGCCGAGATCACCGACGGCGGCTCGCTCTATTGGGTAATCAAGGGCAGCGTCCAATGCCGTCAGTTGATCACGGAGATCCGACCTTTTACCGACGATGAGGGCATCGGCCGCTGTCACCTGGTTCTCGACCAGCAAGTCGTGCGCACCGACTGGCAGCCGCGCCGGGCATTCCAGGGGTGGCGCTATCTGAAGCCATCGGACGCACCGGCCGATCTCGGCAAAGGCAAGGCGGGTTTGGTCGAGATGCCGCCGAAACTCCGGCGCGAGCTTGCCGAGCTGGGCTTGCTATAG
- the gatC gene encoding Asp-tRNA(Asn)/Glu-tRNA(Gln) amidotransferase subunit GatC — MSVDLKTVKRVAHLARIAVSEEDAERMTGELNAILGFVEQLNEVDVSGVEPMTSVTPMEMKKRRDVVTDGNKAADIVANAPAAEENFFLVPKVVE, encoded by the coding sequence ATGTCCGTTGATCTCAAGACAGTGAAGCGCGTCGCGCATCTCGCCCGCATCGCGGTGAGCGAGGAAGATGCCGAACGCATGACCGGCGAATTGAACGCCATACTGGGCTTCGTCGAGCAGCTGAACGAGGTCGATGTTTCCGGTGTCGAACCGATGACCTCGGTGACCCCGATGGAGATGAAGAAGCGCAGGGATGTCGTCACCGACGGCAACAAGGCGGCCGACATCGTCGCCAACGCACCGGCGGCCGAAGAAAACTTCTTCCTCGTGCCGAAGGTCGTGGAGTAA